Proteins from a genomic interval of ANME-2 cluster archaeon:
- a CDS encoding P-loop NTPase, translating to MTAEIYLILSGKGGVGKTTVFSNLATSIAMLGKEIIIIDADLAMPNLGLVFGMIDPPITIHDVLAGSEPLEKAIYEGPNGLKFIPGGESIEGFQAADPSHMIDVLDNLKETADYILIDAPVGLNEDIILLLPAVDHIIIISTPELISMADALRMLLIAKSADSIIDGAILNRTSVYDENSAIELLEKTMELKILAVIPDDINVHRAGLNKIPLVISNPDSPASIAIRKLAAQLIGVEFIPDTKKSGIIQKILGALGFNVNSNERPN from the coding sequence ATGACAGCTGAAATCTATCTTATATTATCTGGAAAGGGTGGAGTGGGAAAAACCACAGTTTTCTCAAATCTTGCAACCTCAATTGCAATGTTAGGAAAAGAGATCATCATAATTGATGCTGATCTGGCAATGCCGAATCTGGGACTTGTTTTTGGTATGATCGATCCACCAATAACTATTCATGACGTCCTTGCCGGCAGTGAACCGCTAGAAAAAGCCATCTATGAAGGACCCAACGGTTTGAAATTTATTCCGGGCGGGGAAAGTATCGAAGGATTCCAGGCAGCTGATCCTTCTCATATGATAGATGTACTGGACAACTTAAAAGAGACGGCAGATTATATATTAATAGATGCCCCGGTAGGCTTAAACGAAGATATTATCTTGTTATTACCTGCAGTTGATCACATTATAATCATTTCCACTCCTGAGCTGATATCTATGGCAGATGCTCTGCGAATGCTACTCATTGCAAAGTCAGCAGATAGTATCATCGACGGTGCTATTTTGAACCGCACTAGTGTATATGATGAAAATAGCGCAATAGAATTGCTCGAAAAAACCATGGAATTAAAGATACTTGCTGTAATTCCCGATGATATAAATGTGCATAGAGCTGGTCTGAATAAGATTCCCCTGGTAATTTCAAATCCTGATTCACCGGCATCTATTGCAATCAGGAAACTGGCAGCACAACTTATAGGAGTTGAATTTATCCCTGATACCAAGAAAAGTGGGATAATCCAAAAGATACTTGGAGCATTAGGGTTTAATGTCAATTCAAATGAAAGACCGAACTGA
- a CDS encoding DUF362 domain-containing protein, protein MTVDVFFRSAEDVGAKTNQIDQVKELFLKISPVKEGDIVAVKIHPGEYGNTTYIRPVLVRTVVDLVREAGGIPFVTDTTTLYKGMKLNAADLIWAAAMNGFTQASMNAPFIVADGLLGDDAVKVDIGGLILKDITVASAIAKADSMIVISHAKGHPGSGFGGAVKNLGMGCLDKEGKTRVHEVGRPTIDPEKCNGCGECIDICAWNALVLEDAHARVDWNLCRGELACLASCPQEAIIAPDNVDVEMQKLLGEAALGPIKCLPYRISYINWIYDLTPGCDCFNFSAPKFADDVGITASTDPVAIDVATLDLINRKMGHHGRSITDVWGVDPIVHLKYAEQIGCGSMEYYLVE, encoded by the coding sequence ATGACAGTTGATGTATTTTTCAGGTCAGCAGAGGACGTGGGGGCAAAAACCAACCAGATCGATCAGGTAAAGGAATTGTTCCTGAAAATATCACCGGTTAAGGAAGGCGACATTGTAGCAGTCAAGATACACCCCGGAGAATACGGGAATACCACATATATCAGGCCAGTGCTCGTGCGTACAGTTGTCGACCTGGTAAGGGAAGCGGGCGGCATCCCTTTTGTTACAGATACCACTACATTGTACAAGGGCATGAAACTGAACGCTGCAGACCTGATATGGGCTGCGGCAATGAACGGTTTTACCCAGGCCAGCATGAATGCACCGTTCATTGTAGCGGATGGACTGCTTGGGGATGATGCTGTGAAAGTGGATATAGGAGGCTTGATACTGAAGGATATAACTGTGGCATCAGCTATCGCTAAGGCCGATTCCATGATAGTTATTTCCCATGCGAAGGGACATCCCGGCTCAGGCTTTGGGGGCGCTGTGAAGAACTTGGGAATGGGTTGCCTGGATAAGGAAGGTAAGACCAGGGTTCATGAAGTAGGCAGGCCCACCATCGACCCTGAGAAATGCAACGGATGCGGTGAATGTATTGATATCTGCGCCTGGAATGCCCTGGTACTGGAGGATGCCCATGCCAGGGTGGACTGGAACCTGTGCCGAGGGGAACTGGCATGTCTGGCTTCATGCCCACAGGAAGCTATCATTGCACCCGATAATGTGGATGTGGAGATGCAAAAGCTACTGGGCGAGGCAGCACTTGGGCCCATTAAGTGCCTGCCATACAGGATAAGTTACATCAACTGGATATATGACCTGACCCCGGGCTGTGACTGCTTTAATTTCTCTGCACCCAAATTTGCTGATGATGTGGGTATCACGGCATCAACCGACCCGGTAGCTATTGATGTAGCAACTTTGGATTTAATAAACAGGAAGATGGGGCATCATGGCAGGAGTATAACTGATGTCTGGGGCGTGGATCCGATCGTGCATCTTAAGTATGCTGAGCAGATCGGTTGCGGGAGCATGGAATATTATCTGGTGGAATAA